The Anomaloglossus baeobatrachus isolate aAnoBae1 chromosome 10, aAnoBae1.hap1, whole genome shotgun sequence genome has a segment encoding these proteins:
- the DBNDD1 gene encoding dysbindin domain-containing protein 1, whose protein sequence is MEPQKGPGPSERTREAEREVGSRPSAPAEVTVEEAQQPLVAEEELGVLPPTTGLLQVSERRQPLSSVSSLEVHFDLLDLTELTDMSDQELAEVFGDSDDENPHNEPPPGLQLPPLPRAGYLRSPSWTRSRAEREKKHLSDSELQGGLLDTFFAAERSKEN, encoded by the exons AGCGGACCAGAGAAGCAGAGCGCGAGGTTGGCTCTCGCCCTAGTGCGCCCGCTGAGGTGACTGTAGAAGAAGCTCAACAACCCCTTGTGGCTGAGGAGGAATTAGGAGTCTTGCCTCCTACGACAGGGCTCCTACAAGTCTCAGAAAGAAGAC AACCACTGAGCAGCGTCTCCTCTCTTgaagtgcactttgatctgctggaCCTGACCGAGCTCACAGATATGTCGGACCAGGAACTGGCAGAGGTGTTTGGCGACTCGGATGACGAAAACCCGCACAATGAGCCCCCTCCAG GTCTGCAGTTACCTCCGCTCCCCAGAGCCGGGTATCTGCGTTCTCCGTCATGGACTCGGTCAAGAGCCGAAAGGGAGAAGAAACATCTCAGCGACTCAGAGCTGCAAGGAGGACTGCTGGACACGTTCTTCGCTGCAGAGAGATCCAAAGAGAACTAA